The sequence ggctattgctttgttttgtatgtgtgcatggcaataggtggggcaggagctggtcagaaaagacagggatagctcgagatagagtcttagcatgtgaggactcgggtttaagcaaGAGGACATGTATTATGACTTGTTAAATATGTTAGCACAAGaacaagaacctttgtatatgttAAACTTGTAGAATACTCGTTTATGTTTATGATGGCATGTATTTCGGATGACTAGAACAGAGTTTTAATGCCTAAATATGAGGTTTGAGATTTGAACTAGAGTTGTGTACTTTGCTGTTCACCTTGACATGTTTAAATTATGAATGTTtgtagcagggcacggaccccgtgcagactttggataagggtccgtgtaCCCTACTGACTTTGTGATTGTGCAGAAAATGAAGAGCACGGACCCCGGGCATGCCATGTGCCAAGGTCCGTGTAGCCCACTGTTCCGCAACTCCTTAATTTTGATTTCCAGCCTTGGGCACGGGCCCATGTCCAGaagatgcacggaccccgtgccttaGTCCGTGCATGGTCCAGACCTAGGTCCGTGTGGTGGTCCtgtgtaaaaaaataaataaataaaaattatgctTTTAGCGACgtgttttgcgtcgccaaatgtatggttttgcgtcgccaaatgtcctgtattatttatttgattatttagcAGATTAATATTCGGATTGAATATTTCTCGTTATTACTCACcctataagatgagattagcaaccctaGGTCCCCACACATTGAACTTGCTCTTCTTCACTTTCCTCGGATGAGCTATCTGTGTCAGATGATTCTGATTCTGTTTCTgcccattttatttttttttcatctgcAACTAGTACTCtttgttctttcttctttctGAACGTTCTTCTTCCTTCTTTTCCTTTCATCTTCTCATAGTGCAGCTTTTTCTCATCATTCTTGGGCTTAGTGCATTCTGCAATGAAGTGGTCtttcttgccacagttaaaacacgTAGGACCATCTGTATGGTCTTGTTTGTAATAAGTTTTGTTAAACTTTGTTTTATTCTTGTGCATAAACTTACTGAACCTTTTTTTCTGAAGAGCGACATTGCTTCACTACTCATCTGCTCAGATGTCTTCTTTGCTGATCCTTCCTCAGTCGGTTGAGGTGAGATAATTGATGTCAATGCTTTGGTGGGATTCGAGACAGATGGTTCTTCCTCTGTTATAATTCCGAGTTCAAACTCGCATGTCTTGAGATCTGCAAATAAGTCATCAAGCTCTATTTTGTTTAGATCTTTTGATTCTCTCATGGTTACGGTCTTGACGTCTCATTCTCTAGACAGTGCTTGCATAACCTTCAAAGAAATTTCACGATTAGTGTATATTTTACCGAGAGAAATAAGTTCACAAACAATATTACTaaatctttcatcaaactcagccatggtttctcCTGCTTTCATTTTGGCATTATCAAATTTCTGAATGGCTACAGtgagtttgttttcttttgtttgatcatttccttcgcGCAGTTGAGTAAGCTTCTCCCAGATTTCCTTTGCGGTAGAACATGTCTTGATATttctaaacatgtttttgtccaGAGTCTTGTACATTATATCTTTAGCCAcgttatcaagatttgatttcttcttgTCCTCAGTGCTCCATTCTGCTCTGGGTTTCTCAACCATCTGTGGTTCGCCTCCTGATATGGCTATAGCAGTATTGAATTTGAGAATCTTCATAGGTCCATCGGTGATGACGTACCAAATATCATCATCTTGAGAAAAAAGATTTTCCTGCATACgtattttccagtcatcataatcttccttagaaaacatagggattttatttaGCGAAGTCATGATGAATATCAACAACTAAGAGAAAAACCCTCTCTGATACTACTTGTTGGGGATCTAATATTTGTGTAGAAGGTGGgggcggggggggggggggggggttaatACACACTTATAAAATTTACTTTAAAAGACACAACGATTGAGAAATGTTATTCTACTCAACCGATTTTTCTTTTAGCTTCCTAGATAAATAAGAACTACTAGAATAGTGCGGAAAAAGTTCTCACTAAGCTAGGTGATAAAGATGGAGAGTAATTTAATGCAGTAACGTAAATGAACACaaatatgtttatggatgtttggaGATCAATCTCCTATGTCATCCCTTCTTCTTCACGGGAATGAtacactagaaaactttggttattacaacgtcttgtaatacacccgatccaagttaaGACTTATCAATCGCCTaagatggaactcctagatttacactgataagatctcaagttcttatcaaacttttcttcaGTTGATGATGATAAATGTCTAAGCTGTTCGAGAGCTTAGAATCTCAAATCCTTGCGACGATGAATGTTCTTCAAACGACAGCTTGGATCTGAGTAACCCTAGAGTAGATCTCTTGATAGATCAGATGTGCTTTTGAACGAGAAGGGTTAAGTGAGCAGTCGAGTATTCAGAGTAGTGTCAAGTGCTCAAGTATGCAAATCTTTGTAAAGACGTTGTTGCTTTTCTTCTTGATGAGCTCTGATATTTATATCAGTTTTTTAAACGTCTTTTTCTTTCTGTCAACAGTAGGAAACGTCTTGATTGTCAGATATCATTCCTTAATTTGTGAAATGGCTTTTTCTTCTGAAGTATTTGTACTCGGAGTGCCttaaattgtctattcaatgtgtctcggcattaaattatattaatggtttttctcactttatcagacggctccttaaatgcttcgtcTTTTGCATTTGAGTTGTCTTGTCAACTATCCGATACTGGGGATTCGTGACTTTGAATTCGGCCGATATTTAGAAACTTGTGAACTCAGCCCAGATCAGTTGAGCAATAGTCGGTTGATGTGTTTAGCTCAGTTGACAGATAACGATTGACATGCTTAGATCAGCTGGTACTGCATATTTCAGTCGATTTCTTCCATTGTCAGCTGATATGATGAAGTAGGTAGAATTCTCTTTGTCATCTGTTATACACGTAAACGGCAGCCGAACTATAACAATGAACAGGGGCGGACCCAGAAAATTTTTTCAGGGGAGGCGTAATTAAGAGCGGAGCCACGTGTTGCTTCGTCGAATGGTAGCTTAGGTGACCATTTTGTTTTCTCTATTTTGAATACATTAAATTTAGTTCATTTTGTCAATATAtgtgttaaaaattttaaaaataaaaagatacaagctaaacacattaaaaaattgagatatcagaaaaataaaatttagacaaaaataaaaatctaactatATTAAACGATgcaattcataaaaaaatcacgAATGCATAATTTATATCATTAAATGgcaagaaaaaaatttaaaatattgtcATCAATATGTAATAATTTaggaaaaattacaaatttagtcccgtatgtttgtcactttgcgattttggtcctctatgttttcacatttcagttttcgtcttgcatgttttgatttttggcaattttggtcttttttattaaaaaatgcttacgtggcattgtacacgtcagctccatatcagcactgaattggtgtcatgtcagcgccacgtcggaaaaaggactaaaattgccaaaaaaaataaagatagcggactaaaactgaaatctgaaaatataaagaactgaaatcgcaaagtaacaaacatacaggaccaaaaaagcaattttcccaataatttattatattatttgataagtccctaaataatttcatttttcaatatataacacaaaatgaattaaaattgatatgtattatattttattttattaaataaataatataaatatataataaaaaaatttatgaaaaattgaGCTATATGGGTCCGCCCATGACAATGAAGTGTTGTTTTGTTATTACCAAAAGTTAGGATTCAACAATTACGAAATGAGTTCATGTGTGTTTGGGAATTGTTGCCCACATAATACGTACCGAacatttgttattattttttctttttaattaacATGATGTAATATTATACTTATTTTATGGATTTGTATATGCATAGCCTGTTCGTAGGTTACTACGATAGAAACGTTTTtcgaaaaaagttcgaacatgttcggatTCGACTTGAGTTCGATAAAATCAAATACGAATCAATATTTATCGAATCGACTCGACTCGAAAAACTCGCGGCTCGATTAGACTAATACTTTCAATGCCAAATACTTTATTCAGCATGACAAAGATACATAATTTACTGTATGTGTTTATAAATATTACTCTAattgaatattaatttttaaaaatattatgtatatataaatcatTCTCATGAATTAAAATTTCACCATCAACATGCAATACATGTGTCACGACCGCTAGCGGGATTCTATTACTAGTTGactaattttcaattaattagTGAAACATGATTTAAAATTATCATTATATTCCAACttaaatttcaataaaatcaaaattattaagagaattagtcattttatataaCTTTCTCTTTTTTAGCCATTagatgttttaatatttatcaaaATGATCATATTCACTTTATgtcatttgattttttatttatttataaaaatattactaattttgtaaaattaatatatcTATTGTGTTTTTTGTGATTAGTTGTTTAAGAAaacattataatatttttttttgtgtttttaaaaatttacaatatatattttttttcatgaaaaaaaaaacccgaATCGTACGGCCACACAACACATGCATGAAAATACCAGTATATTAATTCCCATCAAGTGGCATGGCTTTGTAGGGAGAGACATTTGGCATGCATGCGTATGTAAAGGTGGCTTAGGTTACcatttaacatttttaaaatattttgaaggttAAGCACtatttatagaaaattaaaaggTAAATTAGTGCGCTAGTCGttataaatgaattaaataaaatatttgaacatACATTCTATCACTtgtgtttatttaattataaaatatgatatgtttgcaaaaaaattaaacaaatcatcaCTAGCTGAGAATgtgattttgtgatatttttctTAACTACATATTCATTGGCCATTAgggaaaacaaatgtaaatttggTCCATACTGCATTTTTAAATGCTTACAAGCTAGTAAATAACTCATCAAAGTATCAatgtctattttgcatgcaatgtttaaaatcttttaacaaaatttGTTTCTAGCTAGATTCAATGATTAATACGATGTTGATCATATGGTGAGACAATATGCATAAATATCAAAGAATTATGCTTTATGTACATTAATTATAGTTACACATGCATTGTGTTAATTATAAAGTGAATTTggaattacaaaattatcataaatacacatttaaaatattttttcctaAATAAAAGCACAAGAAAATTTTTATAACTTCAAATGCAATATTTGTTACAAATTTTATAATTCTCTCAAGGTACATATAGCATTTTTCATTCTCAAAATCAATCAGGAAACAATCAATCTGTGGCTAGATTGTGAAAGCAGAGAACTTTGTAATAACATGACCCCATATGCTCTCCAACTCCTTCCTTTGTTCTCAAACACGTACACTTTTTCAACTTTGTGTTCATCCAATCATCGGATTGCTGATTTGATTTCCTTCTCTATTTTTTCACTGTCAGCAGTGAATTTGGGAAGAAAGTTTCTTTTTCTTGACAGTAGTTCTGGTGTGGTATACAAAGTTTTCAAGAGAATTCTTCGCCTAGTCCTCCAACTTATGTCTCCGAGCTTCCTCCAGCATTCTCTTGATCTCATCCTTTGACAAGTTTCCCTTGACATTGCTGATTGTGATGCTGTTTTTGTTACCTGTGGTTTTATCTTCAGCAGATACGGTTAAGATACCATTAGGATCGACATCAAAGGACACGTTTATTTTCAGGATGCCTCTCGGAGCAAGAGGAATGCCACACAAAACAAATTTACCCAAAAGCATGTTGTCGCTTGCTCTAGGCCTTTCACCCTCGTACACTTTGATCGCCAACCTTGTTTGGTCGTCGTCGCAAGTGGTGAATCCGTCTTCTTTCTTAGTTGGAATCGTCGTGTTTCTAGGGACCACTACGCTCATTTCGTCGTCTCTAACGCAAACACCAAGAGAGAGGTGTGACATCCCACAACACCAATTCTTGAATCTCTTGATTACCTTGGCCGGTTAGAATCGCCCCTTGAATTGCTGCGCCACAGGCGACGGCCTCCTCGGGGTGAATGCTCTTGCACAACTCCTTGCCATTAAAGAAATCTCGAAGCATTTGTTGCACCTTTGGGATCCTAGTGGATCCGCCAACAAGCACCACATCGTCGATgctgttaggaatcaatccgaaaTTTAATGATCAAGAATTCACCACGCATACGAACACACAAGAACAATAACACAATCCCAGAACAGATGAACCAACGCACACACAGATCAATCAACCCAACTTACGCAAAGGCAATAAACaacgcaagtatttacgtggttcggtaAAGATTTGTCTACGTCCACGAGAGAGCAACACACACTTTTATTTATCACCAACAGAAACAACCAAACTCAAGAACAGAGCTTGTTACAGAGATGGACTCAGACAAAACTTatcaagctagatacagacacgattcaagctattgatacttgaatcttcccgtcacaatctacgCTTAGTTTTTCTCCTCCAaaatctctccttcttctctctcaatatattctgaagaattttttgatttttctgTTATCTTTTCGTTgcggccagcttccatctgcttatatagagaattaaaCCGACTTTTCAttttgggctttaggtcaacagtaacttacagcccaattataaagtcaacatggtccagcccgataagccttcattcatcagtctgatctgcccTCGTATTTTGATCTGCTTCGATCTGCCTGCAAGCGTATAGCTTCACggacacttcatctgacttctgaccaagtcacaatactcgagcaatctatctgcatgaactcatccgaagactcgACTGACCATTacatcgatctgatcccagtattcgatctgcaccatgaactcatctgatcaccgAGCTCATCTTATTTGTACtattcgatccgatctcttTTCTATAtccattcaatctgatagaagcatatTTCAACAAActccaccttgattctttcaaAAGGAATGCTGCTCTCCATCCTAGCCTCCTTGGCTAATTTCCAATCACCGCATTAACTAACtccaaacatttcttgaacttagcatacggcAGTGATTTCGTCATAGCATCTGCAGGGTTTTCTTTTGATGCTATCTTCACAAGGATCACATCTCTTTTTTCAATAACATCTTTGACGAAATGCATcttcacatctatgtgtttcgatcgttcatgatagacttggtgtttcgtcaagtgtattgcactttgGTTATCACAGTGCACCATAACTTGACCTTGTTTTACACCCAACTCCGCTATCATTCTTTTTAACCACAATCCTTCTTTTATGGCCTCAGTCACAGCTATGAATTCCGCCTCAGTGGTAGAAAGGGCAACCACTGACTGTAGATTTGACTTCCAGGTCATCGATGTGCCATATaaggtgaacacatatccagtcaatgactttctcgtgtctaagttcccagcaaaatctgaatccacatatccaactaCCGGATCAATCCCATGTTGCTGTTTTTCGAACTTCAATCCCAGCTCAgttgtgtttatgagatatTGGAGAATCCACTTCAGAGCTTCCCAATGATATGTTCCAGGATTAGCCATAAATCTCGACACAACACTGATTGCATATGCCAGATCAGGCCTactacacaccattccatagatgagactccccactccactagcatatggaataccagCCATCTTCATCTTGTCTTCCTCACTTTCAGGTGATTGACTCGCAAATAGCTTCAAATGCTGTCCCAGAGGGGTCAAGACAgattttgcatgattcatgttGTACCGCAGAACAAACTTCTTCAAGTAGTTCTTCTGACTCAGATGAATCTCCTGTCTTCTCCTGTTTCTCACTATGTCCATGCCCAGAATTCTCTTCGCTTCAcccagatctttcatctcaaactctgtgttgagctgttgtttcaagaatgatatctctgtcctacttttacttgcaatcaaaatatcatcaacgtaaatcagTAGGTACAAGATAACCTGCTCTTCATT comes from Henckelia pumila isolate YLH828 chromosome 4, ASM3356847v2, whole genome shotgun sequence and encodes:
- the LOC140862878 gene encoding uncharacterized protein yields the protein MQENLFSQDDDIWYVITDGPMKILKFNTAIAISGGEPQMVEKPRAEWSTEDKKKSNLDNVAKDIMYKTLDKNMFRNIKTCSTAKEIWEKLTQLREGNDQTKENKLTVAIQKFDNAKMKAGETMAEFDERFSNIVCELISLGKIYTNREISLKVMQALSRE